In a single window of the Papaver somniferum cultivar HN1 chromosome 8, ASM357369v1, whole genome shotgun sequence genome:
- the LOC113306829 gene encoding uncharacterized protein LOC113306829 has translation MTRNDDDDEVNTIPIQIAKEWLESTARGQTGREIDRQALQNLYSLHVQKGLIQCNFVVPKSLSDRDGNWRVGAIASLIDLIGASVVHTIHGNIHVSVDFNISFFSTIKVQEEVEIEAKVLGDKGSLFSFTVVIRKKENGDLVAVGKQWMSLYDLNHRSKL, from the exons ATGACgagaaatgatgatgatgatgaagttaatACAATACCGATCCAGATTGCCAAGGAGTGGTTAGAAAGCACCGCTCGTGGTCAAACTGGTCGTGAGATCGATCGTCAAGCTCTTCAAAATCTCTACTCTCTTCATGTCCAGAAAGGCTTGATCCAGTGCAATTTCGTAGTACCCAAAAGCTTATCT GATAGAGATGGGAATTGGCGTGTAGGAGCAATTGCAAGCCTCATTGACTTGATCGGTGCTTCTGTTGTGCATACTATACATGGAAATATCCATGTTTCTGTTGATTTCAATATTTCATTTTTTTCTACTATTAAGGTTCAG GAAGAAGTAGAGATTGAAGCTAAAGTATTAGGAGATAAAGGAAGTTTATTTTCATTCACGGTGGTGattagaaagaaagaaaatggtgATTTGGTTGCTGTTGGGAAACAATGGATGTCTCTATATGATCTCAATCATAGAAGTAAATTGTAA
- the LOC113306461 gene encoding trichohyalin-like — protein MTIVELRQILIAQRRIEEENHANLIRQNEDLREENLKLQEHRSRSTTRSRSRTNRSSSKRSQSNQGGARREQPLDNIDENLQVGDNLQDQREERRIEYDRYEQPREHHHQQEGQRNNKRQNLGERHRTHYETDNDEENDPEQRRILLHDREILRDQYAREEEDGRHNDIRERMRDERQRRRRRREEDEEREIQKAM, from the coding sequence ATGACAATTGTAGAACTTAGACAAATATTGATTGCACAACGACGAATAGAAGAGGAAAATCATGCGAACTTGATACGTCAGAATGAAGATTTGAGAGAAGAGAACCTTAAACTACAAGAACATAGATCAAGAAGCACTACACGATCAAGATCTAGGACAAACAGAAGTTCATCAAAACGAAGTCAATCTAACCAAGGAGGTGCTAGGAGAGAACAACCTTTAGATAATATTGATGAGAACTTACAGGTAGGTGATAACTTACAAGATCAACGCGAGGAGAGACGCATAGAATATGATCGATACGAACAACCGCGTGAGCATCATCACCAACAAGAAGGCCAAAGGAATAACAAACGTCAAAATCTAGGCGAACGACATCGCACACATTATGAGACAgataatgatgaagaaaatgatccaGAACAACGGAGAATTCTATTGCATGACAGAGAAATATTGAGAGATCAATATGCACGCGAAGAAGAGGATGGAAGACATAATGATATTCGTGAACGCATGAGAGATGAAAGACAAAGGCGtaggcgaagaagagaagaagatgaagagagagagATCCAAAAAGCCATGTGa